The Gemmatimonadota bacterium genome contains the following window.
CCGGCGGATGTGGTGGTGGTGGAGGACCTGGCCGCTGCAGCCGATTGGGTGCTCGAGCACGGCGGGGAGTAGGGCTGGACCCCTGGCCCTCCCCTTGCCCTTGCCTTGCTCCCTGGCGTTCGCAGGGGGTTGACAGTTGGATCAGGCGGGGAGAATGTACTGGCGGGAAACCTGCTCCCAGGGCAAGGGTATTCTAGAATCGGCGGAACAGCAGGTTGCTCGGGGGACACTTCAGGAGGAGACGATGTCGATTACGGTGACGCCCAACGCGGCCGCGGAGGTGCAGAAGTTCATTGCTGAGCAGGGTGCGGCTGCCGAGACAGCGGGACTGCGGGTGGCCGTGCTGCCCGGTGGCTGCTCGGGTTTCCAGTACGGTTTGAACGTCGAGGACGAGCCGCAGCAGGATGACGAGGTGCTCGAGTCCAATGGGCTGCGCGTCTTCATCGATCCGTTCAGCGCGCAGTACCTGCGCGGCGTCGAGATCGATTACGTGACCAGCATGATGGGCTCCGGCTTCAGCTTCAAGAATCCGAACGCGACGGGCGGCTGCGGCTGCGGCAGCTCGTTCACGGCCTGAATCGTTCCGGGGACCCGGGCTCGCCGGACTGTACAGAAGGCGCCGCACGCGGCGCCTTCGCTTTTTTTCGGAGGGACGGATGGAGGTGCGCGAGGTCGACCTGCCGGGCGTGGGCAAGAAGTTCGCCGTGCAGACGCGGGAAGGTGAGCGGCTGACGGTAATCATCCACAACACCGGGCACCGCGAGATCTACAATTTTCGGCGCGGCGAGGACTTTCCGTTCCATGCCCTGCGCCTGGAGGATGAGGAGGCGCGCAAACTGGCGGCGATCCTGGGCGGCGCCTACTTCCAGCCGGCGCTGGCCGGGTCCGTGGACCTGATCCTCGAGCAGCTCTCCATCGAGTGGGTCAAGGTCGGGGCAGGCTCGCCCTTCGCGGATCGGACCATCGCGGAGCTGGAGCTGCGGCGGCGCACGGGTGCCAGCGTGATCGCGGTGCTGCGAGAGGGGAAGGCGGTGCCCAACCCGCAGCCAGAGGAGCGCGTCGTCGCCGGCGACACCCTGGTCGTGGTGGGCTCGCGCGAGCAGGTGGACCAGGTCCTCGCGACGGCGCGGGGGGAGGGCGGATGAGGTGGAGCCGGCTCGCTTGCTCCTCGAGGGCGGGCTGCTGCTGGCCGCGATTGCACTGAGCGGGCTCCTCTTCCGCGCCCTCGGCCTCTCGGCGGTGCCCGCCTTCATGCTGGTGGGACTCGCGCTGCACCAGCCAGTGGGCCAATCGGCTCTGGTCAACGTCTTCGCCAC
Protein-coding sequences here:
- a CDS encoding iron-sulfur cluster assembly accessory protein, whose translation is MSITVTPNAAAEVQKFIAEQGAAAETAGLRVAVLPGGCSGFQYGLNVEDEPQQDDEVLESNGLRVFIDPFSAQYLRGVEIDYVTSMMGSGFSFKNPNATGGCGCGSSFTA
- a CDS encoding cation:proton antiporter regulatory subunit, encoding MEVREVDLPGVGKKFAVQTREGERLTVIIHNTGHREIYNFRRGEDFPFHALRLEDEEARKLAAILGGAYFQPALAGSVDLILEQLSIEWVKVGAGSPFADRTIAELELRRRTGASVIAVLREGKAVPNPQPEERVVAGDTLVVVGSREQVDQVLATARGEGG